agaccattatgtatagtgatgctatacaatgtaatatacagtcacattaatttattactatgacaaatagacaacgtcacagcacggtaaactttagagtggtatttctaagaaagagaacagaatatcaaaaatctgttcggtcacatctgtgcggattgctccaaacattatacgagcagaacctgacataaaatacacaaaatttgtaaaaggagtagcgaaaaaatcatttaccatatgccttacaataacacctgaacataatgttggaaaatgacaaacaaggtatcgttgcgatcaacataaaacagtgaatacaatttcacaaagaaaatgtatatcagacaatgtattcagaagttataagcagttcaataagaactgttatagtttataacccctaggtggcgctgtactctgacttcccaggtaccttcaggatatCATGTCGAAGGTCCTTACCATTtattgcgcggatatgtccaatagttcaaaaaatataacaatttatttgaaatttcaaaatggcggacaggcggtttggtcaaacacggcataattcacatcgacagatgtgGCATGAAgtgagcaatccatagacatcaagatcataattttctgacaaacagttcagaagttatgggcaaaaatagcctattttattatctcatgacccataggtggcgctgtcaccaaatttggcatggaccccaagttcatggtccacatgaagtgtaccaaatttcattgcaattgatcaaagaatgactgagctacagcttcagaaccatttttgcgtcaacctcgttaagtttgcgcatttattacttttgaacaaagataaaaattaaaattctgttcggtcatttctatgcggctcactccaaagatcatctgtgccaaatctcataagaattgaaccacatttgaaggaggagtagcgaaaaaacgaaatactgtacatttcaaaatggccgctactgtaatgggtggagtcttactgtaaagtatcaaattcaataagcgggatgagagcaatcacgtgtactaagtagaattttcatagatcaaatagttcaccaattataacagtttgaacattgaatttttggactactggtggcgctatagagttactgctaaagaccccatttttggtcacatgactatttatgaccacctctacatctgtgccaaatttcatcattttcctatgtacggttcatagggctgccatagactcccattggggaaaaataataataataataaatatagctgcaagcagcaatacggggccaagcaccatcagcgcaatgagcaccaaaagcacagcaagaaacatacaacgtatcgatcacccagggcgcattgagcacccaaggtgcatcaaaaacacaaggctcagcaaagaacccaaagcgtagcaatgacagagcagaaccaccgcagtgcagagcagcaacagaaaacatggcaaaaatagaacatatgtgaactacagacaggtcaagaagaataggtgggaaagaacaaaactttaatagaagaaattaacatctGGCTCAGGttggattcaaacccatgaactCCTGATCTCTTTGCAtgcgacttaacagatgcgccactcagtagacacagctcaaggagcagcagaaaagagcttacatgccatacaaagaattcagaagttataagcagttctataagaactgttatagtttatacccctaggtggcgctgttctctgatttcctcaggacgtcatgctccctaccgatttttgcgccgatatatccgatacttcaaaagttatagcaatttatcaccgatttcaaaatggcggacaggcggttcggtcaatcccggcataatacatatcgacagatgcggcataagccaaggaatccgtagacaccaagatcataattttctgacaaacgattcgcacgtgtggaaaaccagacaggttgagaagaataggtgagaaagaaaaaacgttaatagaagaaattaacacttgCCTTAGGCGGGATTCGATCcctagaagaaattaacacttgCCTTAGGCGGGATTCGATCCCAAGAATTCAGAATCTCGTAGCGTGTGACTTACCAGTtgtgccactcagttgacacagttcaaggggcagcagaaaagtgGTTTTAGagatgcaaggattgacatatgctaatcaccaaagatgcaaaaatgacacagcagagcagatataactgaagaataatgtatataagaatcaacaagctcaagtgaggttgtagacaagaagaacattctgtacagaaacgctatgaaatgtaatatacattaattaactatgacaaatagacaacatcacaagcacggtcaactttggagcaatatttctaagaaagagaacagaatataaaaaatctgttcggtcatttctgtgcggaatgctccaaacattatacgagcagaacctggcataaaataaacaaaatttgtaaaaggagtagcgaaaagataatttaccatatgccttacaataacacatgaacagaatgttggaaaatgataaacgaggtatcgttgcgatcggcataaaccagtaaaactaatttcacaaagaatatatatatcagacgaacgattcagaagttatgtgcaaaaatagccttttttcatatctcatgacccataggtggcgctgtcaccaaatttggcatggacccccagatcatggtcgacatgaagtgtaccaaatttaatttcgattgatcaaagaattaccaagatacagcttcagaaacaattttgcgtcaacctcgttaagttcacacattaattacttttgaataaagaaaaaaatcaaaattctgttcggtcatttctatgcggctcactccaaagatcacctgtgccaaatttcataacatttgaaccaaatttgaaggaggagtagcgaaaaaacaaaatactgtacatttcaaaattgccgctactgtaatgggaggagtcttactgtaaagtatcaaattcaataagcggggtgagagcaatcatgtgtactaagtagaattttcatagatctaatggatcacaagTTATAactatttgaacattgaatatttgagctgatggtggcgctatagagttattgCTAGAGACtccatttttggccacatgaatatttatgacCAACATTacaactgtgcaaaatttcatcattttcttacattcggttcatagggctgccatagacttccattggggaagaaaaatttactaacagaaacaatgaccaatatagctgcaagcagcaacacggggtcaagcaccttcggcgcaatgcacagtaagcacacaaagcacagcaagctcacaatgcacagcaagcacacaaatcacagcaggcacacaaagcacagcaagctcacaaagcacagcaagcacacaaagcacagctagctcacaatgcacagcaagcacacaaagcacagcaagcacacaaacacagcaaTCACCATACAGCGCATGAAACACGCAAAGCGCAGGAatcacagagcagaaccaccaaaatgcagagcaacaacagcaaacatggcaaaaatagaacatatgtgaactacagacacgttgagaagaattgatgaggaacaACAAAACAATTATAGAAAAACCTAATACATGCTTCAGATGGGATTTGAActcaagaactcagaatctcaatgcatgtgattcaccagatgcgccactcagttgacacggTTCTTGGGGCAGCAGAAAGAGCTTACAGAGCTGCAagcattgacatatgccaatcagcAAAGATTTAGAAGTGAGGCAGCAGAgcaaaaataacagaaatataatgtattttactATCAGATAACTTAAATGACAATGGAGTCATGAAGAATATTTTGTACAGTAATGAACATGGGCAAATTTTGTCAGATTAGTTTTAATATGTGAAAGGTTAaaggcacacacacatatatatatatatatgagagagagagaaagagaaatagAATAGAAAAATTCAGTGAAGTGGTcattgttgttttattgtgaataaaccACAGCTATTCcccaatcagaatgaaggattggaactaacagttttataaatatagACAGACACACTTTCCCAAATAAAGGTGATCACAATTGTGATACTGCTATAAGCATCTTTTAGAAGCATACTTTAGAAAGGGTTGTTACTAGtgtgtgtattttaagatctgttattttgttctatgttttttttgcataaatgtaatgcagAACCAACTATGcaataggttatttgcataagctGATGTGAATGGCTGATGCACATGAAGTTTGAAAAGTTGATAAATGTTCAAGTTCTGTCATGAGCAATGGCAAGTGATAGGCACCTTTGACTTGTGTTGTAAGTATagaggtttttttttacaaaaatctaATAATTGCTTGAAAAtacaaagcaaaaaaattactaaaataGTGATTAGGTTTCTTAATAGAATTTGTCAAAACTTGAAATGTTTAATTCAGATGTTTTAAGtcttaattttaagcaaaataaaCTGAGAATAAGAGTTTGTGTTTTGTGGTTTATATAGAGACAATATTTAGGTTAGCATTGTTATACATGTTTATcaataaagtgtaaaataagAATGTGAAATTGGATATGTATTGATAAAAAGGCTTGACACCCACTTTAAATCAGTAAGCCAGTTGGATAACAGTCTGTTCTATTAATAAAATTTATATTCAGGTACACGAATTAGTTAAATTAGtcaaactgtcaaaaaaatggATTTGTGTAACAGAAAAGTACACAGGAAGCAGGCAATCTTATCAGGCAGGAAACACATTGTGAGGTTTTgcaatttatttatgtttgaaaaaattaaacatcAAGTTTACAATAGCCAATTTGCAGTAAAGAAAGTTATATTTAAACAATTGTTTGTATAACGGTAAATAAGCAAGAGCAGGAAAAGACATTAGAAACATTATATGCAATTAAATGGAATATGGTCAAGGTACAAGGTAAAAAGATTTTggatgtaggcatgtcagaatccATGTCAAAACATAGCCAACAGAAGCCGGAAAACAAGAAAATTAAAGACATGGAATTAtttgcttaaagggacaattcactgatttgcattaagctttgtattgtTAGAACtgcagtcatgtttttgaatggtcatgcatcattttgtcagttgccgctgagacaggaaaaatacagattttaatGTTACACTTCTTGGTTTCTATGTTGCGTCATGATTAGTTTAACATCATTGAAAGGAGGAAGTCCATATCTTTGAGGGGgctgagactacaaacacccattTTCTTGgccaaataggcacaaaattcaaaatgtatgttacattgactacaaatatgattcacttttaaaaaaagattgtTTCTACgagtgaaatgctcctttaagccAATCGAAGTACCAGCCCAAAACCAATCATTTATGAAAAGCGGTTTGGAAAATACCTAAATGCATAAAATGAGATTCTGTGAAGTGGTGTCTTAAAACCACATTGAATGGTGTTTTATTATGAATAAATGTTCCAGTATAATTATGTATGAGTACGCAAGTTTATGAATGCAAGTGTCTGATTTGTGTACAAGTACACACAAGTTAATGCATGCAAGTGTCTGATTTATGTACGAGTACATAAGTGTGAATGGGAATGTAGAGTTTAATGTGAAGAGGAGGCCTGGGCAGGTGAGGCTGGCGAAAATGTTATTTTAGGCATGTCTGTCAGTGTAGGAGGATTGAGTATAGTTGTGATGCGTGTTAAATTGTTTTTGTGTACAGTGACATGTACTGGTGGTAGTGCAAGCAAGGCGTCAATGATGTTGTCTGTGTTGGCGTTATCTGGAATGTCAACAACGGATCTAATCAGATTGTTTTCAATGTGTAGGGTTCTGATGTTGGTTGCTGTTTTAATTGTGATTGTACCGTGTGTGTAATGTGTAATGCATGCTGATTTAAAATAAGTGTTGCACTTTTCACATTGGACTTTTGAGCTGGATAGTGACATATTCgggattttgtgtttttgaggaCAAAGGTACAAAATGTCAATGTTTGCGCCAACAATATCAGCAGAAAGTGTCTCTAAAGTGGTGTGTTGTAATGGGTGTGTCTCATCCTGACAGGATACTGGAGTCAGTTCCGTGTCTTTAGTGGTGGAGATAGTGGTTTCCCCATTAAATAGCCGAATTGATGCATTTGAAATTAAATACCATGATCCAATGGTGATGTCAGTGTCATTCCACACAGTGAAGTTAATAGAGGCAGTAGTGTCAGCAATAGTGTATGTTGTGTTGAGGAGAAAGGTTCCATCATGAATGAAGTTGTGGTGTTGCCCATTATTTTGTAGTATCTTTGCCTTGACATTAACCTGCATTGAggaataaaaagaaaattagTTAAATTTATTCACAGTACATGCAGTTTAAGGGTGAATAAACTAGTTTCTCATCAACAATAgtagtttttaagtttaattcaCAATGTACTTACTCTCCTATATGATGTCTTAACCTTAAGTATTTCTGCAATGGAGAGGTCTTTTTCGGTCATTGAAAGTGTTGGGTTATAACTGTAGTCTAGATGATTTAAAGAGGCAATTGTTGACTTGTAAGTGTATAGAACTTCGTGTGTACCCTCAGTGAGTCGTGATGGTTGTAGTACAACATCATGAAGGCAAACTGGagttctgtttaaaaaaaaaaaaaaaagatttaagatGAACAGTGTTAACATTTCATACATTTGTGTTCATGCAAAATCTTACCTGTCATCATTTACGGTTTTAAACTGTGTGTAGAGATCTGGCTTGAATACTACCAGTTTCTGAATTTTGTGTTTCTGCTGAATTTCTGCCTCGAAGTATGGCCTTTTGGTACCTTGTTTTAGGTCCGATAAATTATGTATATACCCAACTACTGACTGGGGGCTGGTGTTTTTTTGTTGGCGTTCCATTTCTAGGAAACAGAAATAACTTGTGAAACAGatcattaaaaaatgttaacaaCTGAAAATGTTTAGGGTATGTAGTAAGTTTaatcatttaaacaaacaaaaacacaaacaattaaCCTTTGGTAAAGTGGATGAAGTTGTGAATGTGAGGGCAACAGGAGGGAAGACAAATTGATGGAACTTTCTCCTTAATACTATGGGTAATCCTGCAACTGCGCGAGTTGTGTAGAAGAGTAAAAGTTAGACTATGCACAAGAAATAACAATCTTCAGGCACAACTTTTTATACCCCTTTATATCTGGACAGCTTAAAAGGTCTGCTTTTGCCTAGGGTCAGCCAATGGTTGCTTCTTCAACTGGGTGAACTGTGTGGAAGAGCAAAAGTTAGACTACGCACAAGAAATATAACAATCTTCAGTCATTTGTGGATGTACTAACTTTTATCTGGACAGCGTGGTGGGGCTGCTTTCGCCTAGGTTCAGTCAATCGGGGGCTGCTTAAAGTTGGTGAGTTGTGTACAAAAGCAAAAGTGAGACTATGCACAAAAATAAAGCAATGTTCAGTCATTTGTGGAGGTACTACCGTTTTTGTTGGACAGCTGAATAAGTGAGCTCTCTGCTCTGGGTTAGTGAAATGGCAGCTGCTTGGCCTGGGTTCAGCCAAGTGGCTGAATTGTTCAGGGACGTAAAAATTAGACAATGTCAAATACATACAGGAAATTTAACAAACTTCAGTCATTTGCAGATGCATTACCTGCCTGGGCCAGGCAGCCAAACAGGAGCTGCTTGGtctaaataaattgtttagAAAGGTAAAATTAGACATGGGGAAAAAATGGTGAAATGATTCCATTCAAATTATTAAGATTGTACCACCTGCCTCACTTGGCAATTGACTTGGGCTGTTCTGTTAGAATTTGTCCAGTTTAGCTGTACACAAAGAGATAGAAATGTAATAAAGTGGTAAGCATTTATGAAGACATTGCTAAATAGAATTGTAAGTCTTACCAATTAATGGAACTGTATCTGGTATGCTAAAATGTTTGTTATAAGTTTCAGAGGGACCTTTTTCCtaagttttaaaaagtaattgaacattttattagaaataggaaataaaaacaacaaaaagttttatatttacaaACAGAAAAGACTAACTTCACTTTAGTGACACTTTCAATGAATCACATAacataatataacaaagtatgtTATTATGAAAACACCTACTTGTTTTAGAAGATTGTTTGCAGAAAAGCTATTGTGAGTGATAGACGTTTGGCGGTTTCATTTAAAAGGTAATTGTATTTAAATCAGCTGATTCTTGTGAGGTTCATTTGCTGATTGGTTAATTAGTTTAAAGTCATTAGTTCAACAGTCTGTTTTAGATTAGTGGTTCTCAACGTTATTCTTGGAGGCCCACTCCTCTGCACATTTCGTGTTCCtcatttaacacacctgattcaaatGATCAGCTCATTAGTAGTGATCTCTATGAAATGAACTGATTGTGTTAGATGAGAAAGGcaaacaaaatgtgcagagcagtgggcttCCATTAATGAAGTTAAGAAAGACTGTTTTAGATGACATATACAAGATGTGCAAAAATGGGTGAATGATTATAGAATATCTGTATCTATAGAAATTACATTTGATTAAAGAACAACATTTGTTGgatgaaaaaaatcatatattaaatTGGATCTGAAGTAAATCAAAAGTTTGATGGTAAGCAATTTATGAAACACAGTTTTTATTAGTAAAATGTTTACATAGATTAAACAgtttatgtgtatatattttgtgtgtttaaacaAATATGTGGAAATGTTTGAGGGGGTGCAACTTTGATTTGTGGTATTAATATACacctttttttatttactaattGCTAGAAAATTTTGCTAAAGAAAAAATActggtttgatttttttttactaatagaatacgttttttttttttagtttaaacaaaatgaattgtattttcttcatttacttaatttattcattatttatttattttcttcaaCAGTTTAAGTGTTTTGTCATTTATATACTGACAATATTAAGGTGGATATTGTTATACAGGTTTAGCAATACACAATAAAGAAAGTGGAAAATGAAAAGATATTCAATTAGACATGGATTCGTTAAAATTAAGTGATAatcacattaaaaaaacaatttgaaaactGTTCTATTATATTAGTATTTAGGTACATTATTTGTAAGTAATTCAGTACATACACATTTGTTAAATAAGTAAAGACAAGACAAAAGCAAGACATTTattatatcaatttatttagGTTTGATAGAATTTATAAATGTGAAACATGTAGTTTACAGTAGTCCATTGGCAgttaataaagttaaacattgtTTATATGCCAGTAAATAAGCAAGAGCAGGAAAAAAGCAAGCCAAACATTATATGCTATTGAGTAGAATATGGTTATGCTTGAAAATGCAGGCCTTTCACATTTAAGAAATCATGGTTATACAACAGAAGCATAGGGAATTTTTTGGTTTTTGGGCTGGTACTTGGATTGGCTGAAGCAATCATATCTATGGAAAGCCGCTTGGAAAATACCTAAACGCATAAAACAAGATTCTGTGAAGTGGTGTCTTAAAACCACATTAAATGTGTATAAATTATGGATAAATTTGTGCAAGTACAAATACATACCTTCACACAAGTGTATAAATGCAAATGATGAATTATGTACAAGTATGTAAGTGTATGAATTATTTCCTCTACAGAGCTACCTTGATGTTCTAAACTTACTACACTTTACCAAAGGTTCACTGATATTTATATACTTGAATGTACTAGATACTCTAAAGTCTTAAATTTCAATGCTCTTTTTACAATATCCTAGAGATTGGAGAAAAATGTTACCCCCTAGTCAGTAGTTGGGTGTGTTGACAACTTATTACAGCTAAAACATggtacaaaaatgcaattttttaaagcagaaataaaaaaaatgaaacttgtagtctttaaagggatacttcaccgatttagcattcagctttgtatcagtagaaacccggcagtattactgaatgaccatgtttccctccatcatttccccctgagaggagagatatctgcattttggttctgcaaaaaagtcctccgatgatgcaaaaatcgtcatattacatcatcggaggacttttttgcagaaccaaaatgcagatatctctcctctcagggggaaatgagggagggaaacatggtcattcagtaatactgccgtgtttctacagatacaaagctgaatgctaaatcggtgaagtatccctttaggTCGCAACTCTACACACATTTTAAGGTGGTAAAGAATGATGAGCAAGACTTCTTAAGATACATTTGTTGACATTGTAGATTTAAGACAAACAAGCTTGGTTCTTAAAACAGTCCCAGTTCATGTACAACCATCATGTGTCACTGAGGGGGCACACAATGTCATGTACACATAAATAAACCATGTCCTTTTTAGGTTAGCATGACTACAGTTATAATCCAAAAATTTGACCAAAAATAACCTTCCCATCTCAGAAATACTGAAAGACATCATATCAGAGAGTATGTACATAAATCACTATCTTCAAGTTGCATATATTGTATGTTGAATTATTTTAACTTTAagcaataaaagaaaaaaatgcatgtgAATGTCAATGTAAAGATTTTTTAGAAGAATGGTAAAGGTGAAAAGGCACAACTTGTGTCTGTAATGAAACCTCTCTCCTGAATATTACCTACACTATTGCAGTCACCACTGCTTCTATAGACTTAACTGTGTGGAACAACGCTGTGGAATTCTAGTATTTCATCTCTAATGTATCAATACTACCTTCTACATTTGGATAGCTAAATGGGGCAGTGCTTCCTTGGGTGAGTGAAACAGGGTCTGCTTCAACTGGGTGAGTTGCACACAAGTAAAAGTTAGACAATGCACAGTAAATTTAGCAAACTTAAGTCATTTTTGGATGTACTACCTCCTTTTTTTGGATAGCTGAATTCAGAGCTGGTCTACATTAGTTCAGCCAAATAGAAACAGCTTGGCCTGAGATCAACAAAACAAGATTTGCTCTGTCTGGCTGAATTATTTGGAGAAGTGAAAATTAGACAATGTAAAGTACAGACAGCAAATATATCAAACTTGAGTCATCTGCAAATGTACTACCTGCATGCTTACACAGCTAAACAGAGGTTGTGTTTGAGATCTCATGTTTAAAGACATATCAAACAGACTAATGTCCTTGCAGACAACTTTCTTAAACAGATTTGTTtggaagtttctagtatgctAACTAAGACCTTAATGAAATGGAGCAGGTGTGATTAATTAAAGGTTGGCTTGTGTTTGCCAGAGAGCATATAATGAAGTGAAAATGTATAGAGGCCTTCTTCTGTTTTCACAGCAGGTGAGTATGTTACAGCttgttgtgtgtgtatatgtttaGGCTGAATTACTGTTACCCTTTTAAACTTAAACAAATGTGGCAGTGTTGATTAGTATTTATAGAACATTTTTGTAAGTTGTCTGAGAGTGTGGTTTTGTGTGGCTGTTACTGATTTTGGAATCAATTTACAATAAGgtaattatttgtttgtttctttagcTAAATTGAAGTAATGCTGAACAATagttttacagtatttattcattttgatTTTTGGCAGCGTTTACTAAAAAATTTAGAATATCAAAATTTGTAATTCTCAGTAAATGCAGACTAAAATAACATGAACAATTGCATATAAATGCCTAATATAATTAGACTTAACAGATGTGTAAGATCTGCACTGTATTGTTCTTTGTCAGTTCATGTTAAAGTATTTACTTAAGAGTTTGTGATTCAATTTTGAGTTGTAAGTAGTCAAATGTTActgtttttattgtattgtaaACTTATTGATCAAAATTCTTTAGTGATCagaattgtttttattacattgaTATGTAATTACTTGCCTTGCTTACATTTGTACACACTTGCATTTTAATTCTTCTTCTTATGTTTTGGTGAAGAGTGTGAGTTCAGGTAAGTGATGgtttaaacaaattttaatattctatttaaatataaaatttgtttaaacactaCTTGTATGATTTTATATGGTGGTAAGTTGTAGTTGAgatacttttaaatatttaaatatattaaatgttttattgtaaaaatgcaCACATGAAATATACTGAATAAAAGTAATTTGTATAAAGTCTAATTTGAAGATTTAACAGCACACACAAATATTTTAATCATCTGTGTGCCTTctgaattaatataaaaaaaactaaaattgttacatgttatttatgtttctGTTAACATCAGATTTACTTTACTCACACACTACAAATGATCATACTGAAGTAATTCTGTTTCAACAGATGCCGCGACCAAAGAAGAGGTCTGCTATAGCCAAGAGGTTATATGCAGAGCGACATGCTATTACAGAGGCTGCACCGCTTCCTCTCAAAACAAGTCAAGCAGAGGTTCCGCCACTTCCTCTTAAAAAAATGGCAGAGGCTGCACGACCTCctcttaaaacatttaaggcCGAGGTAACGCCGCTTCCTCGTAAAAAAATGGCCGACTGCTCTGGCAGTTGTAATCTTGATGCCACCCGACAGGTTCCACCCCATCCTGCTAAAACAAATGGGAAAGAGGCTGCACAGCTTCCTCTCAAAACAAGTCAAGCCGAGGTTATACCAAGTCCTCGTTCAAAAAAAGGTCGGTTTTGCCATCGTGTAGAAACCACCCCTAAACAGGTTCCATCTCTTCCTGTGGGTGCAATTGGGGTAGAGGCTGCAGCGCTTCCTCTCAAAACAAGTCAAGCCGAGGTTATACCAAATCCTCGTTCAAAAAAAGGTCGGTTTTGCCATCGTGTAGAAACCAATTCTCAACAGGTCCTATCCCTTCCTGTGAATACAATTGGGATGGAGGCTGCACAGCTCCCTCTTAAAACAAGTAGAGCAGAGGTTCCGCCGTATCCTCTTAAAAAACTGGCAGGGTTGTCACCTCGAAGTGGCAGCCTCAGTACCATGCAAAACCCTTCAGAACCCTTCAGTAACCCATTGATACCCCTTGAAAACCCATTGATACCAAAGCAAACCTCTATGAAAATGAAACACAACTCTGAAAATTGTAATTTACATGAAATTGCTTTGAATACTTTACCTGCAAGTGTTGAATTTCCACAGAAACCAGTGCTGAAAGGTTCTTTTCATCAAGGTGATGC
This is a stretch of genomic DNA from Misgurnus anguillicaudatus chromosome 7, ASM2758022v2, whole genome shotgun sequence. It encodes these proteins:
- the LOC129435227 gene encoding uncharacterized protein; translation: MERQQKNTSPQSVVGYIHNLSDLKQGTKRPYFEAEIQQKHKIQKLVVFKPDLYTQFKTVNDDRTPVCLHDVVLQPSRLTEGTHEVLYTYKSTIASLNHLDYSYNPTLSMTEKDLSIAEILKVKTSYRRVNVKAKILQNNGQHHNFIHDGTFLLNTTYTIADTTASINFTVWNDTDITIGSWYLISNASIRLFNGETTISTTKDTELTPVSCQDETHPLQHTTLETLSADIVGANIDILYLCPQKHKIPNMSLSSSKVQCEKCNTYFKSACITHYTHGTITIKTATNIRTLHIENNLIRSVVDIPDNANTDNIIDALLALPPVHVTVHKNNLTRITTILNPPTLTDMPKITFSPASPAQASSSH